The DNA window GACTTCTTGCCATGACCTAGGGAGCTTCTCCCACAAGCAGTCTGTAAAAAACTCCTATGGAGTAAGAGAAAACCAATGAGTAGCAGCACACTGCTGAGGGCCCCCCAGGCTGTCTATCACCACTTCTCCCTTGTGCCCCAGACAGGGGAATGTATGTTTCCAAGTGCTTTGGATCATAATGCTTGAAGATGGAAGGGCAATTAGAGGCCTTCTTCCCTTTTAGTCtactttcttctctcatttttttttttttggcggggcaatgggggttaagtgacttgcccagggtcacacagctagtaagtgtcaagtgtctgaggctggatttgaactcaggtactcctgaatccagggctggtgctttatccactgtaccacctagctgcccctttcttctctcattttgaaaatggaaaaaaggaaatttggagaggttcctgatctgaaaaatgaaaagtagagtagaccattcttttttttggatccTAGGAGCATGAGTAGGTAAtggactttcccaaagtcatagaTGGCAATGCCAGGGCCAGGATTTGCATCTGTGTTATCTGATGCCTCTTATTTGTGTCTACAACTTTATCATCTAGGCCTTAGTTGGAAGGAAGCGCAAAGTGATAATGAACAAACGGAATCCATGTGTCCCCAAAATATATACTGTGTTACCATCACCGTTTTTACCTCCATacacataagccaccccacctgTCCTTAAAATACTCCAACCTCCAGCCTTATTTACAATGATGTAGGCATCCAGGATGAATCCATAGAGGGGAAGAACACGGGTCAAGTCCACAGCCAGCTGCCTCCTTCCCTCTAAAGAGAGGTTCCTGGCAGCAAGGCCAGGCATCCTGAGGACCTACAGAGAGAGCAGATAGAAGAACTCCAGAtgggtcccttccagcccctAATTGAGGCTGTATCTGACGTGAAAAAGATCTGTGGAGTTTAGTGGGCTTAGGCTACAGTGACAGGCACGTCTTCAAGAATGAGGCACccttgggggcagcgaggtgtcgcagtggataaagcactggccctggattcaggaggacctgagttcaaatctggcctcagacacttaacactagctgtgagaccctgggcaagtcacttaaccctcattgccctgcaaaggggGGGAAAAAATAAGGCACCCACATACCTGAGTATTCTGTTCGGTTTTGAGGTACACGATTTTAGACAGAACATCGATGAACTGGAGAGTATGCAGAGGAGGCAAGCCAGGAGGGTGAAGGACCTAgaagatgtttagcctggagaagccCCAGGAGGACGTAAGAGCTCTCTTTACCTATCTGAATGGCCATCAAGGAGGAGGGATTGGCCCCAGGAGGCCAACCTCAGAGCAATGGGTAAAAGCTGCAAAGAACCAGATTGAGGCCCTGTAAACAAAACATGGAATGGGCTCCTTCAGGAGACAATGGGGTTCTTTATCACTGAAAGTCTTCCACCTGGGGCTAGCTGAACACTAACTCAGGCTGCAGCCCTGTGGAATCTTGTTTGGGTATGCACTAGataatttctgaggtcccttctgtgACCCCTAGCGACCACAGGCCCTTGATACAAGGGTGGGCCTTGCAGACACCAAGGTCTCCTTTTCAAATCCTACTGTCTTTAGACCATGAAGAAAGAATTACAGGATCATCCAAAGTCAAAAGTCAGAAAGAATCCTGGACACTATATACTTCAAccatttcctttgaaaaatggGAAACTAGCATCCAGAGTGGTGCTCCAATCtcaaattctgtctctcctccccccagaAGCCAGATTCTTAGGTACTTATAATTGGTCCTAGCAATAACATTAATAATCACTAGCACTGATTTATCATTTTGagggttgcaaagcactttacaaatacgatttcatttgatccttataacagctCTTAGAGGTAGGttaaattatccccattttacagatgaggaagctaaggtagGCAGatttaagtcacttgtccagggtcaaacagctaagtgtcagaggctagatttgaactgagggctttctgaattcaggtccaacCCTCCATCTGCTTTGCCATTTGGTTGCCTGAATTTTAAAGAAAGCGGAAAAGATCTCTataagaactctttaaaaaaaaattttttttttggtggggcaatgaggattaagtgacttgtccagggtcacacagctagtagtgtcaaatgtctgaggcctgatttgaattcacatcctgctgaatccagggccagtgctttgtccactgtaccacctagctgcccccaagaactcttttttgtagtggtaaagaactggTAACTAtgtgcccatcatttggggaatggttgtatgaattatggtatataacagtactattgtgctgaaagaaataagaagatGATTTTGAAAAGACCTGCGTGGAGTTGTAGGAAATGATACAGAGTtaactgagcagaaccaaaagaacttATGATAtaacattaatattataaaaaaacaaaaaattctgaaaatcttAAAACAACTCTAATGAACTTAACAACCAACCATTATTCCAGAGGAATGATGAGTGATGCCCACCATAACAGATAATGGACTGATATGCagaacaagaaaataattttttgttgtggcaaacTGTTTCATTTGACTGTGCTTCTATGAGACAAGggctctttgtttcttttttttctatctttccaaTGGTTGGGAGGAGGtaaggggaaaaacaaatgataatttaaaaaaaatgaatagagagggggcagctaggtggtgcagtggataaagcactggccttggattcaggagaacctgaattcaaattcagcctcagacacttgacacttactagctgtgtgaccctgggcaagtcacttaaccctcattgccctgcaaaaacaaacaaacaaacaaaaatgaatagggaggggcagctagatggcgcagtggatagagcaccggccctggagtcaggagtacctgagttcaaatccggcctcagacacttaacacttactagctatgtgaccctgggcaagtcacttaaccccaattgcctcactaaaaaaacaaacaaaaaaatgaatagggggaaaaaaaagcacaggaaggaaaggcatttatgaagcacctactatgtgtcaggtactttacaaatatcacatttaaGATTTACAACAACCCTtcgaggtaagtgctattattgccATCTTACAATTGAGGGAAATGAGGctgacagaggtgaagtgacttgctcagggtcactcagctaagaaGGACTGAGACTGCTGAGGACCTGGACTCAAACCAGAGCCCAGGCACATGCccgagaaaaagaggaggagctAGCGTGGGAACGTAGAGACGTCACAGAGCAGCAACGCAGGTCAACGTCACGCGCTGGGCGGCGTGGGGCGGAGCCTCCAGGCCCAGGCAGGGATGAGGGCAAAGGAAAAGGCTACCTCAACAACCTTAGGCCCCGCCCCTCCCGTCCTCCTCCCGGAAGTGAGTCCCTACCGCACGGCGCCCCCCGGCCCCGCTCCTCTCAGTACCCTACCTTACCGTCCGAGTTGTACTTCCACGGGGCCCGAGGGGCCGGGGAGCGCgtgccgcccccgcccccgccgacCCCTCCAACCCTTCCCCCTCCGCTTCCGATCCCTTCTCCCCAGTCCGAGTCGCTCTCCTTCCTCCCCGAGGTGGGGGTCGCCGGAGTGCCCGTGGGTCCTCAGGCGCGCTCCCGTCATACACCTCCACGCGTTCGCCCGCGTGTTTGCCGCCCGCAGCCGCGCAGGCGCGGTCCCATCTCCACTTCCGCCTCCAGTCGCTTCCGGCCTCTACGGGGGCCGCCAGAGGAGGTGAGTGAAACGCGATGGGGTGAGCGGCCGGCCCGGGGCCTCTCCGGCAGTGTTGGGGCTTGATCAGGGTAGGGCCGTACTCCCGGGCCAGAAGGCTTTCCGAGCCCCCGATTGGTTCCCGCGACACCGCGGGGTAGTGATGCCATCCTGCAGCAACTTCCCTggccttagcctcagtttccccccttGTTCATTCATCCCCTTCACGGGTCAGGAACATCCGCTCGACCGAACTGTTTTCATAATCACGGGATTGAAAGGTGCAGGCGTCTTAGAGAGCATCCAGTCCAATCTCCCAGTTctaaaaatggggaaactgaggcccagagaaagggaaGTGGATCCCAAGGGCCCGAAGTTTCGAGGTACATTAGCTTCTGAGATGCTGAAAGGGGAGGAGTCTGAAGGGAGCAGGAAGAGCCTGGAGGATTCGGGGAGGGgacaaggacagagagagaacaaACCCCTTTTCTAGGGTTTAAATTTTAATGAGGTAGGCCAGGGGCACTTGGGTGACATCGCCCATGCGAATAATCGAGGTGTTGAAATCTTGAACCCTGTGGGTTGTAACCACTTTCTAGCTGCGGGACATTAGGCAGATCACTTCCTTTCAGCTTCAGTGCCTCAATTTCCCAAGGAAACTGAGTTACCATGAACAGGACTGAAATCTACATGATCTTTCTAAATTCagtgtttttttcatctgtatcaTGCTGTCTCTCAACATCTCATTCTTCTCTATGCTTTTGAGTACGTTGTCTTCCCCCACCTTTGCTCACGCCAAACACTCTGAATTTTAAAGTGATTCTTCTACTCCCTGTCTGAAAACCCTTTAGGTTGAGTAGTTTTCCTAATATCTAAGGTTATGCTGAGGCTTATAAAGAATCATTTCACCATCCATCTATTGAACCCTTAGACTCTGGGATCAGCTTGATCACTCTTCTTTCCATAGGATATGCTACACACTCCAAGATGTGGGTCTCTGTCCTTTGGCCAGGAATAAGTCCCCAAGCTTCCCTGTTTTTAGAAGCCACTATCTGAAGCGAGATCCCTCCTGGACACTCTTCTCTCCAACCCTTCTTGACAATGTCTACCCTGATTCTCAACTTGGACTTTGGGGGCTGTCCTCCCCCAAAGAAGGCAACTGAGGGCAACCAAAAGCACCAGCGTTTCATCCAACGACAGCGGCGGCTACAGAGGAACCTTAAGCAGAAACAGATGCAGGTCCCTGCCAGGCCTTCGGGATCAGGGCATTCTAAACTCCAAAGTAAAGGGGGAACCCTTAGCACAAATAGTAAACAGAAACTCCATCCCCTCCCTGAACCTATAGAGGAGACTCCCAGTCAGAAAAATGGAATTGAGAAGCCCTTGAGTAGGAAAGTATCAACAGTGTCTTGGTTGACACCTGCTCCTTCAAGGAAGACCAGTTCAGTATCTGTGGCTTCTAAGGCAGATCTCCTGTCAGAGTTCCAGAGTGGCCTCCgacccctcccaccttccctaccCCTCCCACCTGCATCTGAGAAGGGCTGCAACAAGAAGATGGTGGCCCTTGACTGTGAGATGGTGGGCACTGGGCCTAAAGGCCATACCAGTTCTTTGGCCCGATGTAGCATTGTAAGTTACAATGGTGATGTACTATACGATGAATACATTCGTCCTCCCTGCAAAATTGTGGACTACCGGACCAAGTGGAGTGGTATCAAGAAGGAGCATATGATCAATGCCACCCCTTTCAAAGTGGCCCGGAAAGAGGTGATGGGAGTAGGGGtggaagggtggggaggaggatgtCTGGGGTCTTTGCTTTAAAAAGGGAGCAATTGAAGAAAAGGCTTGATAGAGGTTAGGTAAAGAGGAAGGCTTCTAGATTGTAAGGGACTGGGCTTTGGTGAGAGGTAGTAGGGATTGAGAGAGGAGGTAGTATCTTAACACATATGCTGAGCACCAAACCCTGTTCTGGAACTAGGTCCCTAAGACAGGGTAACCCTATTCCCCCTTTCCCACCAAGACTTGGACAGAGACTTGAGCAAAGGATCAAGTTGTACAGTTATTGAAATATTATAGGGGAAAGAAAGATGTCTATTTGGGAAGGCCTCCTAGACTAGGAGAAGACTGCAGAATAGGGTTGGAAAAGaggacaaatgaaataataatgtcGAATTTAGTTGATTTAAAGTACCTAGGTGTTCTTTTCTCAGACCTGCTACTACTCTGTCAGAATACAGAATTGAGTGATGAGATGCTCCTGAATGAGTCCCATCACTGCACTCTGTTTTTCCCTATCATAGAGGAGGGGTCTAAGAGTACACATGGAGGAAGGTGAACATAGCCACTTTTCAAGTGCTCAGTGGCAGGCACCACTTGACTCGAAGTCACATAAGAATGTCAGAACTTGATGGAAACCTTAGGaagcatctagtccaacaccgttattttccagatgaggaaatggaggttcagCAAAGTAAAGTCACAGTTAATCATGGCAAAGCTAGTCATACCACCATACCCTACTGCCTGCCTTATCCCCTTCACAGAGAGTGGGCCTTGTGCTTCCTGGCTTCCATCATAGGACCTGTTTCTGTATTACATCTACATTGTACTGTCCAAAGCAGTCCATAATTTATGAATATTCACCTCTTATCTTACCCAACTGTATCAGGCACAGTAATGAATGACACAGGACCTAGGTTTTGGCTGCAAGATTTTTCAGAAACCTGTAGGTGGTGCCCTTGGGCCAGTTGTCTGTCTGAGCTGTTCCAAGGTACTTTTTATTTGTGCCCATATATCCTGTCCCATAAGCTCCCAGTGTACAGAATCTTATTTTGATCTCCAAGACCAACCCAGACAAGAGGAGAAAGAATCCCTGCTCTTGGTGAAGCTCTGTAATGGGGGAATACTAGAAACCagggttgaaagggaccttagaggtaatctaCTTCAACCTCATTTTAGTGATTGAGGCCCCACTTTAgttacacaggtggtaagtggcaaggttagaattcaaatccagctcttctGCTCTAGGGCTCTTTCCTGTACCCTGTTTCCTCTCTGGTTCATGCCAATACAGCATAGTGTAAATGGAAATATGGAGGGGAAATttcaaataaagatgtaattagTTGAATTAAGTTAAGAGAACATTTCCTGAGTTCTGGAAAGGCTCTGGGAAACGGAAAATGTAGAAGAATATGACAGACAGGTCCCAGGTAGCGGGGACTTGTAAAGCTCGAGGTAGCTGAAGCTGAATTGGAGTCCCGAGCCTACTCGGGGGAGACAGTGAGAAATGAGGGCAATGGTGAGTTGTTGCTAGGAAGGAGGAGCATGAATGCCTGGCCTGGGTTGGATTATCCTCTTCAGAAGGCATTTGCAACCTGCCTTTTTGTGAATATGCTATGTGAATATGTAGCTATATACTGAATGGCATACAAAATGTGATGGAGTTAATGCTTCTTCCAAATCATAGCCAGCCATGAGTGCTGTCCTTTGCAGAGTAGACTCCCTCAGGAGGCCACGTGTATACTCCAGTCACACTGCCCCTGCCTGAGATAGTCTAAGGACTGAGCTGGGGCTGAGCCTTCAGAGCAGGGATTCTTTACTTTTCATCACGGACtcctttgacagtctgatgaCTCTGTTCAAAATAATGTGCGTAAATGCTGGATGCCAAGGAAGCTAattatgtgttttttgttttttgcagggcaatgagggttaagtgacttgcccagggtcacacagctagttaagtgtcaggtgtctgaggctggatttgaactcaggtcctccggaatccaaggccagtgctttatccactgtgctacctagctgcccaccaattgttttaatttcatggactccaggttaagaacccttgctttagggggcagctaggtggcacagtggataaagcactggccctggattcaggagttcaaatccggcctcaaacacttgacactagctgtgtgaccctgggcaagtcatttaacccccattgccccgcaaaaaaaaaacaaaaacaaaagaaccctTGCTTTATACCTGGTAATCTATTCTTTTAACTCTCACGGTGGTGGCAAATCATCTTTTGAGGGtgattttgattttttgaaaCAACCAGAAGTCATTTGGAGCCAAGTATGGCAAATAAAAGTGATTGATAAAGCTAGGAAGATgcagtttttaatttttagaaagagGGCTGTGATTATAATAcagtgaaactgatttttttttaaaggaggcagTGGTAATACTGCAGTAGTAGTCCtgaatactggccctggaatcagagaaACTTTGTTCAGATCCCACCATTTACTTTGTAAtcttggaaaaaaatcatttaacctgggccttgatttcttcatctataacatgaaggggttagattagatagcCTCTGTGCactccctttcaactctaaatctgtgctcTTGTGGTTTTCATATGAGGCATATGTGTTAGGGGTCATAGGAGTTGGCatgatggaaagaatattgaatttggaatcaagagCCTAGATTATAATCCCTTCCTTGTCTTggattagcagtgtgaccctaagtaagtcatttcttggggcctcagttccatcatctgtaaaatgaggatgatggatCAAAGTCACTAGTACTTAAAATCATATGGTCTTCCCTCTTGAGTACTTTGTTCTAAGATAAACCAAGCAATCCAGTAGAAACTTAGACAACCTCATTCATTGGGAATGAATACAATCTGGGGGTAAGGGTAAGTAAATTTATCATTGGGTTGAAGAGTTGGTAAGGGGGAGAAGAAATACTTCCAGTTCAGAAAGAGTTCAGCCAGAGAAATCATCTGCTCTCATTTGACTAAGGTAGGAAGAATTGCCTTGAAGGAGGGGAATTACAGGATTTTAAAAGAGTTTGACTATTAGGAGAAAGATAGTTTGTGGAGATgtaggggctttttttttttttttggtggggcaatgggggttaagtgacttgctcagggtcacacagctagtaagtgtctgaggccagattagaactcaggtactcctgaatccagggctggtgctttatccactgcaccacctagctgccccgatgtagGGGCTTTTGAGAGCATTGAGAGGGACATACTGAACAAAAAGGGTAGGGAAAAAGTGTATCAGCTAAGCAGGGCCATGCTGCATTTGTACATGGAGAAGAGAATTCAACCACCCTTCTTGCCTGAATTTCAGATCTTGAAGATACTCCTTGGGAAGATTGTAGTAGGCCATGCCATCCACAATGACTTCAAAGCCCTCCATTACTTTCACCCCAAGCCCCTTACTCGAGACACTTCCCGAATCCCTATCCTTAATTCCCGGGCTGGCTTCCCTGAGAATGAGTCGATCTCTTTGAAGCGTCTGACCAAGCAGCTCCTCCAACAGGACATTCAGGTAAGTGGGTGGGTAAACATTTTTCAAGTTTTAGAAAGCATCCTATAAACCTCACCTTCATATGCATAACACTTCCCTtctaaacccccccccccaccccacccccggcccAGCCTAAGGTTCTGACAGTCCTTTCAGCCCTCTTTCTGGCAGTTAGCCCCCTGACTTTGACTGACTGTACATGTCTAATGTGGAGGTCTACTAGGGTTAGCCCTTAGCTTAAAGGCAAGGCAACTGAGCTCTAGCCCTGCTTCTAATTTGCTATATGTGACCTTTCTCAACTCACCTGCCTTCTCTGGCTTCACTTTTTCCATCttcaaaattagaataataatagctttcattTCCTCACAGCTTGATTTTGggaataaaataatgatgataaggTGATAAATAGACATGCCCCTGAATTGGCTTTGGCTAAGAGGAGAAGGTTAGGTCATAGATggtaaaaaataatcataaaaattaCCAAAAGACTGAGGATATGACCTCACTATACCAGCCTCAGGGAAGTAGCAGTCTCTCCCAGAATTCAACCTATCTCCctgagccaaatagaaaagggaaaaaggactgaGAGCAagaacccagagaagagatgattGAGGGCAAATGATATTCTAGGCTCCAGTGATTTGAAGGGCAGTTCTCTGAAAGTGGAGGATGGGATTTGTCAGTACAGAATGCAGAATAAGATAGAATTGATAGACATCATATAAGAGGGACAGAGATTAGACAATAGCATGGCTTTCCCAAAGATGAAACGCTGAAACAAGTTGCTGAAAGGAATTCACAATGGGGCTCTATTTCCAGAAGGGTCTGACATCATAGTAGAGACaggtttttggtttatttttttttaaatttggacctgtgataccattttttttttttttgcggggcaatgggggttaagtgacttgcccagggtcacacagctagtaagtgtcaagtgtctgaggccagatttgaactcaggtactcctgactccagggccggtgctttatccactgcgccacctagctgccccatgtgataCCATTTTAAagtactctttttgtttgtttgggtttttttgttttttcctttggtgaggcaattgggattaagtgacttgatcagggtcacacagctggtaagtgttaagtatctgaggtcgcatttgaactcaggtcctccagaatccagggttggtgctctatccactgcaccacctagctgcccctaaggtacTCTTTATGATGGAACTctgtaccaatgcagatcagtagCTATTCTGCTTGGAGCAATAAAAGATTAAATTGATCAGCCTAGAGTCACATAACCAGTTCCTGATTCTGATGCTAGCCCTCTGTCTACTATACCACATAGTCTCCTTGTAGTTAAAGGGGACAACTTAgatcaaacacttattaagtgcttactacataccaggcagAACAAAGATTGGGAAAAGGAAGTTGGTGCAGAGGGAAGTACAGAGAAAATGGAGAAGCAGTGCCTTATAACTTGACTTGACTCTCATCCCTTCCTCCTTTAGGTAGGGAAGAGTGGACATTCCTCTGTTGAAGATGCCAAGGCAACCATGGATCTCTACAAGTTGGTGGAAATTGAGTGGGAGCAACAGCTGGCCCGGTCTCCTCCCTCTCAGGAATAGGGGAGATGGAGTTGTGGTACTGATAGTCTTTGCAGAAAGAAAGCATCAGACTGAGGGTAAACAGCTACCCCAGGGGGAATAGACTGTCCAACCAGCCCAAGACTTAGGCTGGAGCTGTTGGGAAGTGAGTCTACCCCAGACCCAATCTCTCCAACCATAGACCATTGAAATTTTTACCACAGGTGTTGTGTCCTACTTGTCTAGAGTGTTTCTCCTCTCTGTCCCAGTgaaggggtggggtagggggaaaCTCCCTATATTGAAACCCAGCcttacttccctcccaccccttaaCATTGGTGTTTTGGGCTGGTCACAAGTCCCAGCATGCCTAGCTCTCCAGCCAGGCAGCTTGACTTACAGGACAATGCTGGGATATGTAGTTTCCCCAGATCTCCCCATAATCATTACGGCTGTGATCAAGTACTTTTGTTCCAGAGTACTATCAGCCAATTCCACTTTTAGCACAGgaccctcttctccccatccttgATACCTGGAGTAGCCACCTCTGATGATCAGTTGACTCCGTTTTTTCACTGGGTAGTAGAAAACAAGAACATCAACTTTTTTatggttgtatttttaaaatatactcttTCCTAAGGGGAAGAAGTATTTATTTGAGTCCCAGGTGCCTGCTGAGAAAGCATTTGTGTTTTCAATGCTCCCTTCTTCATGTTAAGTGAAGCCTCTAAATGCCCAAGTTACTGCCTTGTAAACTCACAAAGGaatttttataaaggaagaagtaTTGTTTTTTTTGCTACTTATTAAACAGATTCGGGACAACGTTTTTTGTAAAAGAATGTGTAATACAGGCTAGCTTCAAGTAATTCAGTAAAAGAGCTTCCTGGTTTGTGAGTGTGAAAAGCTCTGAACATCTCCCAGCATGTGGATAAGACCAATCACACAATCTCATCTTCACATTTGCTATTCTGGGCCCTGTTCTTTGTTCACAACTCTGTTCCACATCCCCACTCACAAATCAGACGTGTTGTGGATAATGCAGCAAGATATGCAGAATGGCTAGAAGAGCAGCATCTCAAAGCCAGTACATGTGTAAATGTAGATGataggtttcttggcaaagagcaCGTCTGAATGCCCTGCCGTGATCCCACCAAATGTGTAATTTCGTGTTCAGTTTTGGGCACACTCCATTTTTAGGAGGGATATTGATAAGCTTGGAGCTCATCCAGGAGTGGGTACTGAGGGCACTTAAAACCATGTCATCCAAGGCATGGAACTGGTATACTTAAGACTGAAGGAGGAAACATGTTTCTTTAGAACTCCATTGGTTAGAACTAAGAAGTTACATAGAGACAGATTTCAACTTAATATGAGGAGgaatttgagctggaagggaccttaaagatcactcCCTTGTTTCTCAGATGAGATCAGGGTTAACTGACCTGCCCCGGGGTAATACAAGAAGTAAGCTGCAGAACTGCTGTTGCAATTCAGGTCTCTGATCCAAGCTGGAGCTTTTCCCCAATCTCTCTGTGTGAGAGCAGAGGCTGGAGGACTGACTGCCTTTGGACTCTTCAGTGGGATTCATCTTGGACCAGATGACATCTGAGATCCTTTGTAGTTCTGAGGTTAAATAATTCTATAAAATGGATCATTCGGTGTAAGAAAAGGGGATAAAGGGATGGAAAAGGGTATTTTGAAGCAACTGCTGTCCACTTTTTCAGTGAACACCAGCCCTGTTCAACACGGAAGCCTAAAGGGTTTTCTTTCTGCCCTTTCAATCTGGGTGTACTGACTTTGGGCAGTGCAGGCATTTATCCATATAAAAAGCCAGGGCCATGGTTCTTTGTTTACTGCCTTGCCTCTGGTGACCAGAGCCACCTCCTTGGCTGCCATTAGAAAAAGGAAGCTTCACCACAGTAGCAGCTTTTCCTTTAGGACTGCCAGGCCCCAAGCATTAGCTCATTGACTCCTTCATAACATGATCTACATGCACAGGCAGCCAGCAAGGCCTGAGCAAGTTGGTTCCTGTTGAGCCCAGCAGGCATTAATGTCCGTGTTGGCATAGGAGTGACAGACACTGTGCATGGTCCATGAGCAGAGAGAACCAGGCAGTCTGTGAAGTCTGCCTAACCTGAGCAAGGGTAGCCTATGTTGGCCACATCAAGAAGCAGAACTGGACTTGAAAATAACTAAGTTACGAGTCAGCAAAGAAGAAAGACTACTAGCAAACTCATGGAATCAGAGTCCTTTTACCAGGTAACTGTTGACTAAAATTCAAATCTTTTGCCTTTGTGGGAACTATTTATGAAATTAGTGACAAGGTCACTGCTGGGAGAAGAGCAGACTAACTTATACATGTGgaatacataatacataatacatCTAGCTTTGCTGAAGGCAGTACCTGGAATTTTCTgctagattataaattcttctATGGCAAGAGACAGTGTATTTACCATATTGGTCCAATTTGAGTAAAACCTAAATGTCCAACAAACGGCATTTTTCAGTGTGTACTTATGTATATTTtttgagatttcatttttttatc is part of the Dromiciops gliroides isolate mDroGli1 chromosome 4, mDroGli1.pri, whole genome shotgun sequence genome and encodes:
- the ISG20L2 gene encoding interferon-stimulated 20 kDa exonuclease-like 2 — translated: MSTLILNLDFGGCPPPKKATEGNQKHQRFIQRQRRLQRNLKQKQMQVPARPSGSGHSKLQSKGGTLSTNSKQKLHPLPEPIEETPSQKNGIEKPLSRKVSTVSWLTPAPSRKTSSVSVASKADLLSEFQSGLRPLPPSLPLPPASEKGCNKKMVALDCEMVGTGPKGHTSSLARCSIVSYNGDVLYDEYIRPPCKIVDYRTKWSGIKKEHMINATPFKVARKEILKILLGKIVVGHAIHNDFKALHYFHPKPLTRDTSRIPILNSRAGFPENESISLKRLTKQLLQQDIQVGKSGHSSVEDAKATMDLYKLVEIEWEQQLARSPPSQE